Proteins encoded together in one Cellulomonas gilvus ATCC 13127 window:
- a CDS encoding NAD(P)/FAD-dependent oxidoreductase codes for MPQSASTPVGAAPDVPRPTKPRKVPRVLVLGGGTVGLYTARRLRKRLGKREAAIVVVDPRPYMTYAPFLPEAAAGSIDPRNVVAPHRRALKGVDVLQGKVSQIHHAERTVEITPEEGEPYWVTYDHLVVGLGSVARTLPIPGLAEQAIGFKNVEEAIAVRNHVLNRIEAAASTWDPELRRRMLTFVFVGGGFAGIEALAELEDIARYTVAHYKQIEQDELRFVLVEGSPRILPEVSEELGGYTLEQLRKRRIEIHLSTFLSSCVDGHIVLSNKLEFDADTVVWTAGVKANPVLQQSDLPLDQMGRVTCNAALQVVDADGTVVPDAYAAGDCAAVPDLYEPGKFCPPNAQHALRQGNHLGDNLARVLRSAEVTDYKHKNVGAVASLGMYKGVAQMFGKIKVRGFPAWVLHRTYHVFAMPTVNRKLRIMAGWTGSLLLRREVVPLGALHDPRAEFRAASVPPKPRIVEPSEKDPEIAGGTAAAKAKSAS; via the coding sequence CGTGCCCCGTCCGACCAAGCCGCGCAAGGTGCCCCGTGTGCTCGTCCTCGGGGGCGGGACCGTCGGCCTGTACACCGCGCGCCGCCTGCGCAAGCGGCTCGGCAAGCGCGAGGCCGCGATCGTCGTCGTGGACCCGCGTCCGTACATGACGTACGCGCCGTTCCTGCCCGAGGCCGCGGCCGGGTCCATCGACCCGCGCAACGTGGTCGCGCCGCACCGTCGCGCCCTCAAGGGCGTCGACGTGCTGCAGGGCAAGGTCTCGCAGATCCACCACGCGGAGCGCACGGTCGAGATCACGCCCGAGGAGGGCGAGCCGTACTGGGTCACGTACGACCACCTGGTGGTCGGCCTGGGCTCGGTGGCGCGCACGCTGCCGATCCCGGGGCTGGCCGAGCAGGCGATCGGGTTCAAGAACGTGGAGGAGGCCATCGCGGTCCGCAACCACGTGCTGAACCGCATCGAGGCCGCCGCGTCCACGTGGGACCCCGAGCTGCGCCGCCGCATGCTGACGTTCGTCTTCGTCGGCGGCGGGTTCGCGGGCATCGAGGCGCTCGCCGAGCTCGAGGACATCGCGCGGTACACGGTCGCGCACTACAAGCAGATCGAGCAGGACGAGCTGCGGTTCGTGCTGGTCGAGGGCAGCCCGCGCATCCTGCCCGAGGTGAGCGAGGAGCTGGGTGGCTACACGCTCGAGCAGCTGCGCAAGCGCCGCATCGAGATCCACCTGTCCACGTTCCTGAGCTCGTGCGTCGACGGGCACATCGTGCTGTCGAACAAGCTCGAGTTCGACGCCGACACGGTCGTGTGGACGGCGGGCGTCAAGGCCAACCCCGTGCTCCAGCAGTCGGACCTCCCGCTGGACCAGATGGGCCGCGTGACGTGCAACGCCGCGCTCCAGGTGGTCGACGCGGACGGCACCGTGGTCCCGGACGCGTACGCCGCCGGCGACTGCGCCGCGGTGCCGGACCTGTACGAGCCCGGCAAGTTCTGCCCGCCCAACGCGCAGCACGCGCTGCGCCAGGGCAACCACCTGGGCGACAACCTGGCGCGCGTGCTGCGCTCGGCCGAGGTCACGGACTACAAGCACAAGAACGTGGGCGCCGTCGCGTCGCTCGGCATGTACAAGGGCGTCGCGCAGATGTTCGGCAAGATCAAGGTCCGCGGGTTCCCCGCGTGGGTGCTGCACCGCACGTACCACGTGTTCGCGATGCCGACCGTCAACCGCAAGCTGCGGATCATGGCCGGCTGGACGGGTTCGCTGCTGCTTCGCCGTGAGGTGGTCCCGCTCGGCGCGCTGCACGACCCGCGTGCGGAGTTCCGTGCCGCGTCGGTGCCGCCCAAGCCGCGGATCGTCGAGCCGTCCGAGAAGGACCCGGAGATCGCGGGCGGGACCGCGGCGGCGAAGGCCAAGAGCGCGAGCTGA